The following are encoded together in the Chloroflexota bacterium genome:
- a CDS encoding AAA family ATPase: protein MTTRPTIDVLFDRPITYPDVDARERLARLVGLDEHKARLAKILGLLINPAGLDSWARKYHPGANSLLDVVLRRPPLVVLAGDVGSGKSELAETIGDDVARREGVSINLFPMSLSTRGQGRVGEMTQLLSAAFDHTLEEARKLKDSSGTSRGAVILLVDEADAIAQSREAHQMHHEDRAGVNAFIRGIDRLGRGKLPAAVIMCTNRLGALDPAVQRRAADILTFARPDAEQRLAMLEPPLHQLGFSDPQVSVLIAATGPQQDCGYGFTFSDLTQRLLPAIVLDAYPDSPADPNRALEIARNMSPTAPFRDGAS from the coding sequence GTGACGACTCGGCCGACCATCGATGTCCTGTTTGACCGTCCAATCACCTATCCAGATGTGGATGCGCGGGAGCGTTTGGCTCGCCTGGTAGGGCTAGATGAACATAAGGCACGCTTAGCGAAAATCCTAGGACTACTCATCAACCCGGCCGGCCTGGATTCTTGGGCGAGGAAGTACCACCCTGGAGCTAATAGCCTGCTCGATGTAGTGCTGAGAAGGCCGCCTCTTGTTGTACTTGCTGGTGATGTCGGATCCGGAAAATCTGAGCTCGCGGAGACCATCGGCGACGATGTTGCCCGCCGGGAGGGCGTTAGCATCAACCTTTTCCCGATGAGTCTCTCTACGCGTGGACAGGGACGCGTGGGCGAGATGACCCAGCTATTGTCCGCTGCTTTCGATCACACTCTAGAGGAAGCTCGGAAGCTCAAGGACTCCAGCGGGACTTCACGAGGAGCCGTCATTCTCCTGGTAGATGAGGCGGACGCCATCGCCCAATCGCGCGAGGCACATCAAATGCACCATGAGGATAGGGCAGGCGTCAACGCTTTTATACGAGGGATAGATCGCCTTGGCCGTGGCAAACTCCCCGCTGCCGTCATCATGTGCACAAACCGGCTCGGGGCCTTAGACCCGGCGGTACAACGCCGCGCAGCAGATATCCTGACATTCGCCCGGCCGGACGCCGAGCAGCGCTTGGCCATGCTAGAGCCGCCCTTGCACCAGTTGGGTTTCTCAGACCCACAAGTTTCGGTCTTGATCGCAGCCACGGGACCTCAACAGGACTGTGGCTACGGCTTTACTTTCTCGGATCTCACGCAACGGCTCTTGCCGGCCATCGTGCTTGATGCTTATCCGGATAGTCCAGCCGATCCCAACCGAGCACTGGAAATCGCTCGAAACATGTCCCCGACAGCACCGTTTCGGGATGGTGCATCGTGA
- a CDS encoding restriction endonuclease subunit S has protein sequence MGDAYEVTKKPRGLDMDSLPVVPFVPMGAVPQGGAYEPDYALRSPGEIRSGTYFERGDALIAKITPSFENGKQALATELPARFGFATTEVIPLRPREEGQDRRLLFFYLLHPDVRHHVAERMEGTTGRQRVPTEVLLNLPFPRFEPEEQTAIADPLEMIQRLKAFETQSIQTTQSLKRATMQTLFTHGLRGEAQKETEIGPVPESWEITTINDVAVATQYGLSMRGRTSGTYPILRMNCQEDGKVHYRDIQFVDLDAESYDRFRVKPGDLLFNRTNSIDLVGRMAIIDEDRPAVFASYLVRVVVDAGRCIPEFLNYFMNWPRTQGEIKKLASRAVGQANINATKLRTVLFPLPAIDEQRSIVAVLDSVDRKIDLHRRKQMILEELFKTLLHKLMTGEVRARELDPLSFHRASNRTNGR, from the coding sequence GTGGGAGACGCCTACGAAGTCACGAAAAAGCCTCGTGGTCTTGACATGGATTCGTTGCCTGTAGTCCCGTTCGTGCCGATGGGCGCCGTTCCGCAAGGCGGTGCGTACGAGCCTGACTACGCACTGAGATCGCCGGGTGAAATCAGGAGTGGAACCTACTTCGAGCGTGGCGATGCTCTGATCGCCAAGATCACGCCATCGTTCGAGAACGGAAAGCAAGCTCTAGCGACCGAGTTACCGGCACGCTTCGGTTTCGCCACTACCGAGGTGATCCCGCTTCGACCGCGCGAGGAAGGACAAGACAGGCGGCTGTTGTTCTTCTATTTGTTACATCCTGATGTCCGCCATCACGTCGCCGAGCGTATGGAAGGCACGACCGGGCGACAGCGCGTACCCACCGAGGTGCTCCTCAATCTGCCGTTCCCAAGATTCGAGCCCGAAGAGCAAACGGCAATCGCGGACCCCTTGGAGATGATTCAACGGCTGAAGGCTTTTGAGACGCAATCGATTCAAACAACTCAATCTCTCAAGCGCGCCACGATGCAGACGCTGTTCACGCACGGGCTGCGGGGAGAGGCGCAGAAGGAGACGGAGATTGGGCCGGTGCCGGAGAGTTGGGAGATTACGACAATCAACGACGTGGCCGTGGCCACTCAATACGGCCTATCAATGCGCGGCCGAACGTCCGGTACCTACCCAATCCTGCGAATGAACTGCCAGGAAGACGGCAAGGTGCATTATCGAGATATCCAGTTCGTCGATCTAGATGCCGAGAGTTACGACCGGTTCCGGGTAAAGCCTGGCGATCTCCTCTTCAATCGCACAAACAGCATCGACTTGGTTGGGCGCATGGCGATTATTGACGAGGATAGACCCGCTGTCTTTGCGTCCTATCTCGTACGCGTTGTGGTTGATGCCGGCCGATGCATCCCGGAGTTTCTGAATTATTTCATGAACTGGCCGAGAACGCAGGGGGAGATCAAGAAGCTCGCTAGCCGCGCCGTCGGGCAAGCTAACATCAATGCGACCAAGCTCCGTACGGTACTGTTTCCGCTGCCCGCCATCGACGAGCAGCGGAGTATCGTCGCCGTCCTCGACTCGGTCGACCGCAAGATCGATCTGCACAGAAGGAAGCAGATGATCCTAGAGGAGTTGTTCAAGACTCTGCTGCACAAGCTGATGACGGGTGAGGTACGGGCGAGGGAGTTGGATCCCTTATCATTTCATAGGGCTTCAAACAGGACCAATGGCAGATAG
- a CDS encoding DNA methyltransferase: protein MSFEPPSESTLRRFKGEKVLQDPVTDSRKLTTGERSKGTPQRDVWNIGIIAGFAKERIGYPTQKPLALLQRLIAASSNPGDVVLDPFCGCATACVAAELLDRQWAGVDISPKAVELVNLRLQEPPPLGIGSLFHHGYVTTRTDGPARTDLGPLPPPVAHKTALYGEQGGDCAGCGEHFRIQNLEVDHIIARAAGGTDHVGNLQLLCGACNRVKGDRGMAYLRAKLQLGR from the coding sequence GTGAGCTTCGAGCCGCCCAGCGAGTCCACGCTTCGGCGCTTCAAGGGCGAGAAGGTGTTGCAAGACCCCGTCACCGATTCCCGCAAGCTCACAACCGGCGAACGATCCAAGGGGACGCCACAACGCGACGTGTGGAATATCGGGATTATTGCCGGTTTCGCCAAGGAGCGCATCGGCTACCCGACGCAGAAACCGCTCGCGCTCCTTCAGCGGCTGATCGCCGCCAGCTCCAACCCTGGCGACGTCGTGCTGGACCCGTTCTGCGGCTGCGCCACGGCATGCGTCGCGGCGGAACTTCTGGACCGCCAGTGGGCGGGTGTCGATATCAGCCCTAAAGCCGTCGAGCTGGTAAACCTCCGGCTCCAAGAGCCGCCGCCGCTAGGCATCGGCTCACTGTTTCACCACGGCTACGTCACGACGCGCACGGACGGGCCAGCTCGCACGGACCTCGGGCCGCTCCCGCCGCCAGTGGCGCACAAGACGGCGCTATACGGCGAGCAGGGGGGCGATTGCGCGGGCTGCGGCGAGCACTTTCGCATCCAGAATCTTGAAGTGGACCACATCATCGCGCGGGCCGCAGGCGGCACCGACCACGTGGGCAATCTCCAACTGCTCTGTGGCGCGTGCAACCGCGTCAAGGGTGACCGCGGCATGGCCTACCTGCGGGCCAAGCTCCAGTTGGGGCGCTAG
- a CDS encoding N-6 DNA methylase — protein MVSVADKQAVRATLHAVRAKLDLTQEQLAERLGVSFATVNRWEGGVTTPQRAARTAIAALAADAGIDTTDLAIDEVESAASVTRRRSRRRQAAVPTTKPMEQMLWDAACSIRGAKDAAKFKDYLLPLLFLKRLSDVFDDEIERLAQEFGDRVVAQEIAESDHDLLRFYLPPEARWSVVNGRETHDWSLDAQGRSTRPRDIGEHLTRAMRAVVRWNPSLSGVIDLVDFAAERSGERDVNPARLATVVETFSDPRYRLGLADVQPDFLGRAYEYLLRKFAEGSGRSSGEFFTPTEVGFLMAHIMRPRPGESCHDYACGSAGLLVKLELAARELDPTSRVPLKLYGQELQAESYATAHMNAIVHDMEVRIERGDTMLNPKFKDAAGRIATHDIVVANPMWNQPFSPDVFENDPFDRFRGAGGVTTGKGDWAWLQHALACLNERGRAAVVLDTGAVTRGSGSRHEDRERNIRRWFVERDLVDGVILLPDNLFYNTSAAGIIIVLSKRKPAVRQGKIVLLNASRRVRKGRPKNYIPEDDIRPLAAMFLKGEPVEGEVAVVTREQAAEADYNLSPSRWVGQTNSTEAGSVRDLLAELVALDEEANKLSASLHKLLAGVADESP, from the coding sequence ATGGTAAGTGTAGCAGACAAGCAGGCGGTCCGAGCGACCCTACACGCCGTTCGTGCCAAGCTGGATCTGACACAGGAGCAGCTGGCGGAGCGGCTTGGCGTGTCGTTCGCCACAGTGAATCGGTGGGAGGGGGGTGTCACGACGCCACAGAGGGCGGCGCGGACGGCGATCGCCGCCCTTGCTGCCGATGCAGGCATTGACACCACTGATCTGGCCATTGACGAGGTGGAATCAGCGGCCAGTGTGACTCGGCGGCGGTCCCGTCGCCGGCAAGCCGCAGTTCCCACAACCAAGCCCATGGAGCAGATGCTGTGGGATGCGGCCTGCTCGATCAGAGGGGCCAAGGACGCAGCTAAGTTCAAGGACTACCTGCTACCGCTCCTCTTCCTCAAGCGCCTGTCCGACGTGTTCGACGACGAGATCGAGCGTCTAGCCCAAGAGTTCGGGGATCGTGTAGTCGCGCAAGAGATCGCGGAGAGCGACCACGACCTGCTGCGATTCTATTTGCCGCCTGAGGCTCGGTGGAGCGTGGTCAACGGTCGAGAGACTCACGACTGGTCCCTGGACGCCCAGGGCCGCAGCACCCGCCCCCGCGACATCGGCGAGCACCTGACGCGGGCGATGCGCGCGGTCGTGCGGTGGAACCCGTCGCTCTCCGGCGTGATCGACCTGGTGGACTTTGCGGCTGAGCGCAGCGGGGAGCGGGACGTCAATCCGGCCCGCCTGGCGACCGTAGTCGAGACCTTCTCCGACCCCCGCTACCGCCTCGGCCTCGCCGACGTGCAGCCCGACTTTCTGGGTCGTGCCTACGAATACCTGCTCAGGAAGTTCGCGGAAGGCTCCGGTCGCAGCTCCGGCGAGTTCTTCACGCCAACTGAGGTCGGATTCCTGATGGCGCACATCATGCGCCCACGGCCTGGCGAGAGTTGCCACGACTACGCGTGCGGCTCGGCAGGGCTGCTGGTCAAGCTTGAACTCGCCGCCCGCGAACTCGATCCGACCAGTCGCGTCCCACTGAAGCTGTACGGACAGGAGCTGCAAGCCGAGAGTTATGCAACGGCCCACATGAACGCCATCGTCCACGACATGGAAGTCCGGATCGAGCGCGGCGACACGATGCTCAATCCCAAGTTCAAGGATGCCGCCGGGCGCATCGCCACCCATGACATCGTCGTCGCCAATCCAATGTGGAATCAGCCTTTCAGCCCCGATGTCTTTGAAAACGACCCGTTCGACCGGTTCCGCGGCGCCGGCGGCGTCACCACCGGCAAGGGGGACTGGGCCTGGCTGCAGCACGCCCTGGCCTGCCTGAACGAGCGCGGGCGGGCGGCGGTGGTACTGGACACCGGCGCGGTGACGCGCGGCTCCGGCAGCCGGCACGAGGACCGGGAGCGCAACATCCGCCGGTGGTTCGTGGAGCGGGACTTGGTCGACGGCGTGATCCTGCTGCCGGACAACCTCTTCTACAACACCAGCGCCGCCGGAATCATCATTGTGTTATCCAAGCGCAAGCCAGCTGTGCGCCAGGGCAAGATCGTGCTGCTGAACGCCAGCCGGCGTGTGCGCAAAGGGCGGCCCAAGAACTACATCCCGGAGGACGACATTCGTCCGCTGGCAGCGATGTTCCTGAAAGGCGAGCCGGTGGAGGGCGAGGTGGCCGTCGTCACGCGGGAGCAGGCGGCGGAGGCTGACTACAACCTTAGTCCGAGTCGATGGGTGGGGCAGACAAACTCAACAGAAGCGGGTTCGGTTCGCGATCTGCTTGCGGAGCTTGTCGCTCTCGACGAGGAAGCGAACAAGCTTTCAGCTTCGCTGCATAAACTCTTGGCTGGGGTTGCTGATGAGTCTCCTTGA
- a CDS encoding IS1595 family transposase produces MAGPGRAHREGISLMELADRFPTEDAARQWFENQRWPDGVRCARCDGDKVTPVASGQPMPYRCRDCRKYFSVRTNSVMERSKITLRKWAWGIYLSTTNLKGVSSLKLHRDLNITQKSAWFMAHRIREALTADGHLLAGPVEVDESYFGGREKNRHAKDRQHAGRGTVNKAPVIAMRDRTTREVRAKAIATVTRSLPASFIASNAAPNAMIYTDEHPIYSHLSNHETVRHSVGEYVADQAHTNGIESFWAMLKRAYHGTHHYFSPKHLQRYVDEMATRQSLREMDTADLMGELAARMVGQRLTYTDLTAGGPAYPKR; encoded by the coding sequence ATGGCCGGACCTGGACGAGCACACCGCGAGGGCATCAGCCTGATGGAACTGGCCGACCGGTTCCCGACCGAGGATGCCGCCCGCCAGTGGTTCGAGAATCAGCGCTGGCCGGACGGCGTGCGTTGCGCCCGCTGCGATGGCGACAAGGTCACCCCGGTAGCCAGCGGCCAGCCCATGCCCTACCGCTGCCGCGACTGCCGCAAGTACTTCTCCGTCCGCACGAACAGCGTCATGGAGCGCTCCAAGATCACGCTGCGCAAGTGGGCGTGGGGCATCTACCTGAGCACCACGAACCTCAAGGGCGTGTCGAGCCTGAAGCTCCACCGTGACCTCAACATCACGCAGAAGTCCGCTTGGTTCATGGCTCACCGTATCCGCGAAGCGTTGACCGCCGACGGTCACCTGCTGGCCGGGCCGGTCGAAGTGGACGAGAGCTATTTCGGCGGACGCGAGAAGAACCGCCACGCGAAGGACCGCCAGCACGCGGGGCGCGGCACCGTCAACAAGGCTCCGGTCATCGCCATGCGCGACCGCACCACGCGCGAGGTTCGCGCCAAGGCGATCGCTACGGTCACCCGCTCCCTGCCAGCCAGCTTCATCGCCAGCAACGCGGCGCCCAACGCGATGATCTACACCGACGAGCACCCCATTTACTCGCACCTGTCCAACCACGAAACCGTCCGCCACAGCGTCGGCGAGTACGTCGCGGACCAGGCGCACACGAACGGCATCGAGTCGTTTTGGGCCATGCTCAAGCGGGCCTACCACGGCACGCATCACTACTTCAGCCCGAAGCACTTGCAGCGCTACGTGGACGAAATGGCGACGCGCCAGAGCTTGCGCGAGATGGACACGGCGGACCTCATGGGTGAGCTCGCGGCCCGCATGGTCGGTCAGCGGCTCACCTACACCGACCTCACCGCCGGCGGCCCGGCGTACCCCAAGCGGTAG
- a CDS encoding putative DNA binding domain-containing protein has protein sequence MRLYEVTALVAAGESETLELKTTTGTRRDATRTACAFLNQGGGQVLFGVTSDGDVVGQQVSERTIEELSAELRRIDPPAFPKVERVPVDGGREVILVSTARGASRPYSYRGTAYRRIGNTTLGMSADEYNRMLFERMHSEQRWENQPAAGWSVDDLDAAEIRRTVAEAVRRGRLEEPVSGEPTDLLRGLGLLRDGVLLRAAAVLFGSTERLEFEMPQCLLRIARFRGLDRMEFLDNRQFNGNAFMLLANAERFLRDTLPIAGRFEQDRFERIDEPLYPPLATREALANALCHRDYSIGGGSVGIAVYDDRLEVTSSGSLHFGLTPEKLFGPHESRPWNPLIARTFYRRGIIEEWGSGTLKMAELASSAGLPGPEIEDDGGAVTVRFRHGRFVPQRRSGEAGPAERQEDVLALLDGAPDGLTRREIHARLGPGVSERQVRRILEELRDRGLVMSPGRGRSGRWRREQGAC, from the coding sequence TTGAGGCTCTACGAAGTCACAGCTCTCGTTGCAGCCGGTGAGTCTGAGACGCTGGAATTGAAGACTACGACCGGGACGCGCCGGGATGCCACCAGGACAGCGTGCGCCTTCCTGAACCAGGGCGGCGGGCAGGTGCTGTTTGGTGTGACCTCAGACGGAGACGTGGTTGGGCAGCAAGTCAGCGAGCGCACCATCGAGGAGTTGAGCGCCGAGCTTCGGCGAATCGACCCTCCAGCGTTTCCGAAGGTCGAGCGGGTCCCCGTGGACGGCGGCCGTGAAGTCATCTTGGTCAGCACAGCCCGGGGTGCATCGAGGCCGTATTCCTACCGGGGTACTGCTTACCGCCGCATCGGGAACACCACGCTGGGAATGTCCGCCGACGAGTACAACCGAATGCTCTTCGAGCGGATGCACAGCGAGCAGCGCTGGGAGAACCAGCCCGCCGCCGGGTGGTCCGTCGACGACCTTGACGCGGCGGAGATTCGCCGGACTGTCGCGGAGGCGGTCAGGCGCGGGCGGCTTGAGGAGCCTGTAAGCGGAGAACCAACCGACCTGCTACGCGGACTCGGCTTACTGCGTGACGGCGTGCTGCTTCGGGCGGCGGCGGTGCTGTTCGGCAGCACGGAGCGGCTGGAGTTCGAGATGCCGCAGTGCCTGCTTCGTATCGCCCGTTTCCGGGGACTCGACCGGATGGAGTTCCTGGACAATCGCCAGTTCAATGGCAACGCCTTCATGCTCTTGGCGAACGCGGAGCGATTCCTGCGGGATACCCTGCCCATCGCCGGGCGGTTCGAGCAGGACCGTTTCGAGCGGATTGACGAGCCCCTGTACCCGCCCCTGGCCACTCGGGAGGCGCTGGCAAACGCCCTGTGCCATCGTGACTACTCCATCGGCGGCGGCTCGGTTGGCATAGCGGTCTACGACGACCGTCTTGAGGTCACGTCCTCCGGCTCGCTGCACTTTGGCCTGACGCCGGAGAAGCTATTTGGTCCACACGAGTCCAGGCCGTGGAACCCGTTGATCGCGCGCACCTTCTACCGGCGCGGGATCATCGAGGAGTGGGGAAGTGGGACGCTGAAGATGGCGGAACTCGCGAGCAGCGCCGGCCTTCCGGGCCCGGAGATCGAGGATGACGGCGGGGCCGTGACTGTCCGGTTCCGGCATGGTCGATTCGTCCCACAGCGACGCAGCGGCGAGGCCGGCCCCGCCGAAAGGCAGGAGGATGTCCTCGCCTTGCTGGACGGTGCGCCGGATGGTTTGACGCGCCGCGAGATTCATGCCCGGCTGGGTCCTGGCGTCAGTGAGCGCCAGGTGCGGAGGATATTGGAGGAATTGAGGGATAGAGGGTTGGTGATGTCCCCAGGTCGGGGGCGATCTGGGCGGTGGAGACGTGAACAGGGGGCGTGCTAG
- a CDS encoding M48 family metallopeptidase translates to MPTHDNRHEDMRQRVEYWAERLHVGTPRVRVRDMTRKWGSCSTSGIITLATDLSYQEGGFQDFVIVHELLHLHVPNHGKLFKALMTAHVPAWRAHEIAK, encoded by the coding sequence ATGCCGACGCATGACAACCGGCACGAGGACATGCGACAACGCGTGGAGTATTGGGCGGAGCGTCTGCACGTTGGCACGCCGCGAGTACGTGTCCGCGACATGACACGCAAGTGGGGGTCTTGCTCGACGTCTGGAATCATCACGCTCGCGACCGACCTGAGCTACCAGGAAGGCGGGTTCCAAGACTTCGTGATCGTGCACGAACTGCTCCATCTGCACGTGCCCAACCACGGGAAGCTCTTCAAGGCGCTTATGACGGCGCATGTGCCCGCTTGGAGGGCGCACGAGATAGCGAAGTAG
- a CDS encoding HsdR family type I site-specific deoxyribonuclease, translated as MTEFNITEAGTVQFPMVRHAAEVGWIPVRPVDALAMREGEAGLVFRGELEEALRQFNPWMTDHAVRSVVENLQALPPTIEGNRRMLAWLRGERQWYDEAERRNRRVTLIDFDDPSTNVPHVTWEWRLKPPARKGNRADVVFVINGVPVAIVEHKNPTDADAIERGLTQLRRYETETPELMGAAQLFNVTHLVDYWYGVTWNLSRRYMARWKERPEESYRFAVQSFFEPTDFLRTLRDWILFYVEDGETRKTVLRQHQRRAVDRIVERCAEPAKRRGLVWHTQGSGKTFTLLTAARLILESKDRFGASTVVVVVDRRELEGQLAGWVERLLGEMQQQDITVWRASSKEHLREHLATDKRGLIISMIHKFEGIEKDANLRDNIYVFIDEAHRSVARELGTYLMAAVPNSTIVGFTGTPIARTEHGEGTFKIFGADDHQGYLDKYSIAESIEDETTLPLRHMLAPSELTVPAAQLDREFFALAEMEGVTDVDELNRVLDRAVGLRTFLTAADRIEKVAAFVAQHFQENVLPLGYKAFLVGVNREACAKYKRALDQLLPAEWTVPVYSENTNDVVERPLVAELQLSEVQEKDTRLTFKKANGDPKILIVTDKLLTGFDAPLLYCLYLDKPMRDHVLLQAIARVNRPYVDQNGVGKPIGLVVDFVGVLRELRKALQFDSSDVSGVIEDLDLLMRDFRSKMSKARAEYLDVPIDHAEGQLQAAEASAEYVTSADDDAHLEQIVFGRFLSPEAREEFYSAYKEIEALWEVLSPSAELRDHIRPFQRLVRLYAVVRNAYADRSDFVTELAHKTQRLVEESAAMYGLGNLTKAVTFDLRTLAALRKESGPDEAKVFNLVRGLQAEVEREPELESVLRPIKERAEHVLKDLEERTTTGLAAMEVLETLAREKDIAVSAARESTLPNRAFAIYWTLKDDPALTAAGVSVMQFAAEAQALVGRFPNAAVNADERRRLRASLYHPLLGVDGHARGRIVDHVLIVLLGGDADADA; from the coding sequence ATGACTGAGTTCAACATCACAGAAGCCGGCACAGTTCAGTTTCCGATGGTCCGCCACGCGGCGGAGGTCGGGTGGATTCCTGTGCGGCCAGTGGATGCCCTGGCCATGCGAGAGGGCGAGGCCGGGCTGGTGTTCCGGGGTGAGCTCGAAGAAGCGCTGCGCCAATTCAACCCCTGGATGACGGACCACGCCGTGCGTTCCGTGGTGGAAAACTTGCAAGCGCTCCCGCCGACCATCGAGGGCAACCGGCGGATGCTCGCCTGGCTGCGAGGCGAGCGGCAATGGTATGACGAGGCCGAGCGGCGCAATCGGCGGGTGACGCTCATCGACTTCGACGACCCGTCGACTAACGTCCCCCACGTGACCTGGGAATGGCGGCTCAAGCCGCCTGCCCGCAAGGGCAACCGCGCCGACGTGGTGTTCGTGATTAACGGCGTGCCGGTTGCCATCGTCGAGCACAAGAATCCGACGGACGCCGACGCTATCGAGCGGGGCCTCACGCAGCTGCGGCGCTACGAGACGGAGACGCCCGAACTGATGGGCGCGGCGCAGCTCTTCAACGTGACCCACCTGGTGGACTACTGGTACGGCGTCACCTGGAACCTGTCTCGTCGCTACATGGCGCGGTGGAAGGAGCGCCCCGAGGAGAGCTATCGCTTCGCCGTCCAATCGTTCTTCGAGCCGACCGACTTTTTGCGCACGCTGCGCGACTGGATTCTCTTCTACGTGGAGGACGGCGAGACGCGGAAGACCGTGCTGCGGCAGCACCAGCGCCGCGCGGTTGACCGCATCGTCGAACGTTGCGCCGAGCCGGCGAAGCGCCGGGGCCTCGTCTGGCACACCCAGGGCTCCGGCAAGACGTTCACGCTGCTGACCGCCGCCCGGTTGATCCTGGAATCCAAGGACCGGTTTGGCGCTTCGACGGTGGTCGTCGTGGTGGATCGCCGGGAGCTGGAGGGCCAACTTGCCGGTTGGGTCGAGCGGCTGCTGGGCGAAATGCAGCAGCAGGACATTACCGTCTGGCGCGCCAGCTCGAAGGAGCATCTGCGGGAGCATTTGGCCACTGACAAGCGAGGGCTGATCATCTCGATGATCCACAAGTTCGAGGGCATCGAGAAGGACGCCAATCTCCGCGACAACATCTACGTGTTCATCGACGAGGCGCATCGATCGGTGGCGAGGGAGCTGGGCACGTACCTCATGGCGGCGGTGCCGAACTCGACCATCGTCGGATTCACCGGCACGCCAATCGCCCGAACGGAGCACGGCGAAGGCACCTTCAAGATTTTCGGCGCCGACGACCATCAGGGCTACCTCGACAAGTACTCGATAGCCGAGTCCATCGAGGATGAGACGACGCTGCCGCTTCGCCACATGTTGGCGCCCAGCGAGTTGACGGTGCCCGCAGCACAACTCGACCGGGAGTTCTTCGCCTTGGCGGAAATGGAAGGCGTCACTGACGTCGACGAGCTTAATCGCGTGCTGGACCGAGCCGTGGGCCTGCGCACATTTCTGACCGCGGCCGACCGGATCGAGAAGGTCGCGGCGTTCGTGGCCCAGCATTTCCAGGAGAACGTGTTGCCCCTCGGCTACAAGGCGTTCCTGGTAGGTGTGAACCGCGAGGCTTGCGCCAAGTACAAGCGTGCGCTGGACCAGCTGCTGCCCGCGGAATGGACCGTGCCGGTGTACTCGGAGAACACCAATGACGTGGTCGAACGGCCGCTCGTCGCGGAGCTGCAGCTATCGGAGGTGCAAGAAAAGGACACCCGCCTGACGTTCAAGAAGGCGAACGGGGACCCGAAGATCCTTATCGTCACGGACAAACTGCTGACCGGCTTCGATGCGCCCTTGCTGTACTGCCTGTACCTCGACAAGCCCATGCGCGACCACGTGCTGCTGCAGGCCATCGCACGCGTGAACCGGCCCTACGTGGACCAGAATGGCGTTGGCAAGCCCATCGGCTTGGTCGTGGACTTCGTGGGTGTCCTGCGCGAACTGAGGAAGGCGCTGCAATTCGACTCGTCGGACGTGAGCGGCGTGATCGAGGACCTGGACCTGCTGATGCGGGACTTTCGATCCAAGATGTCCAAGGCCCGAGCGGAATACCTGGACGTGCCGATTGACCACGCCGAAGGGCAGCTCCAAGCGGCCGAAGCGAGCGCCGAGTACGTAACGAGCGCCGACGATGACGCGCACCTAGAGCAGATCGTTTTTGGTCGCTTCCTGTCGCCTGAAGCTAGGGAGGAGTTCTATTCGGCCTATAAGGAGATCGAAGCGCTCTGGGAGGTTTTATCTCCATCAGCCGAGTTGCGCGACCACATCAGACCATTTCAGCGGCTGGTCAGGCTCTACGCGGTTGTCCGCAACGCTTACGCCGACCGTTCTGACTTCGTGACCGAGCTGGCCCACAAGACGCAGCGGCTCGTGGAAGAGTCGGCGGCGATGTATGGCCTGGGGAACCTCACCAAGGCCGTGACCTTCGACCTCCGCACGCTCGCCGCGCTCCGCAAGGAATCCGGGCCAGATGAAGCCAAGGTGTTCAACCTGGTGCGCGGTCTTCAGGCAGAGGTAGAACGCGAGCCGGAACTTGAGTCTGTGCTGCGACCCATCAAGGAACGCGCCGAGCACGTGCTCAAGGATCTTGAGGAGCGCACGACAACCGGACTCGCGGCGATGGAGGTCCTCGAGACCCTCGCCAGGGAGAAGGATATCGCCGTGTCCGCCGCGAGGGAGAGTACCCTCCCTAATAGAGCCTTCGCGATCTACTGGACGCTGAAGGACGACCCGGCGCTCACAGCCGCCGGCGTGAGCGTGATGCAGTTCGCGGCAGAGGCCCAGGCCCTTGTGGGTCGGTTCCCCAACGCCGCCGTCAACGCTGACGAGCGGCGGCGGTTGCGAGCTTCGCTGTATCACCCCTTGTTGGGCGTCGACGGTCACGCGCGGGGTCGAATCGTCGATCACGTCCTAATAGTCCTGCTGGGCGGAGACGCTGATGCCGACGCATGA